From uncultured Desulfobacter sp.:
CAAAGAAAAAACAAAAAAGGATGACGTCTTGCAAACATAAGGAATTTTTCCTCAAAATTAAGAATTAGAACTAAAAAGGCCGGATGTCCTGTTAAAGGATCAGTCCGGCCTTGAAAACTTTAAAAATTTCAATCCTGCTACTGCCTGTTAGGCAGAAGGTACTAGTTTTCTTTTTTCTCCGCTTCCAATTTTTCCTGGATGTTGTTTCTTAACATTTCTCCAAATGCGGATGCAGCAGGTTTGGAACTTTTTACAATTTCTTCAAGATATCTATCATCATCATCTTCGTCCAGACGCTTGATGGACAGGCCGATCCGTCTTTCATCGGAATTAATATTCATTACCTTGGCAGTAATTGTTTCACCGATTTGATAATGCTCTTTGGGGCTTTTGATATTTTCCTTGCTGATTTCAGATACATGAACCAGCCCTTCAATGCCTTCTTCAAGCTCTACAAATACGCCGAAATCGGTGAGATTGGTGATGACACCGGAAATTTCCTTACCCACGTCATAGCGTTCGGCAACTGTTTCCCAAGGATCCACCTGGGTCTGTTTGATACCTAAAGAGAATCTCTCATTGGCCTTGTCAATATCGAGTACAACGGCCTGGATGGTATCATTTTTCTTATAAATTTCAGAAGGATGCTTGATCCGTTTGGTCCAGGAAATATCAGAGATGTGAACCAGACCGTCAATGTCGTCATCAATACCGATAAAAAGACCAAATTCGGTAATGTTCTTGATTTTTCCTTCAATGATGGTGCCCACGGGATATTTCTGGGAAATGACTTCCCAGGGATTCTCGACGGTCTGTTTGATGCCAAGAGAAATCCTGCGGTTTTCAGGTTTGAGATCCAGAACAACAGCCTCAACCTGTTCGCCAACGGCAACCATCTGAGACGGATGACGGATTTTGCGGGTCCAGGACATTTCAGAAACGTGGATAAGGCCTTCAACACCCTCTTCGAGCTCAATGAATGCCCCGTAATCGGTCAGGCTGACAACCCGGCCTTCAATCTTGGAACCTGTGGGATATTTCTCAGCAGCCGTTGTCCAGGGATCTGGTGTCAGCTGTTTCATACCCAGGGATACCCGTTCCTTCTCAAAATCAAAGGAGAGGATTTTTACCTTGATATGATCGCCAACGGAGAACAGTTCAGAGGGATGTTTAACCCGTCCCCAGGAAATATCGGTAATATGAAGAAGTCCGTCAACACCACCGAGATCAACAAAGACACCGTATTCGGTAATATTTTTGACAATACCTTCCATGACTTTGTCATTTTCAATGGCAGCCAGGGTGGCACTGCGCATTTTCTCTCTTTCGGTTTCAAGCAGCACCCGGCGTGACAGAACAATATTATTTCTTTTCTTGTTGTACTTGAGAATCTTAAAGGTGTAAGTCTGACCAACCATTTCATCCATGTTGCGGATGGGTCGCAGATCAGCCTGGGAGCCCGGTAAAAAGGCCTGCAGTCCGATATCAACGGAAAAACCGCCTTTAACCCGACTGGTGATGACACCTTCAATAGTACCGTCTTCGTCGTAGATATCCTTGATGGCATCCCATACTTTAACCTTTTTGGCTTTGTCACGGGACAGAAGAACAGTCTCTTCCTCTTCATCCCAGACTTCAATCATTACCTCAAACTCGTCGCCGACGTTGACGCTGACATTGCCGTCCTCACCAATGAATTCATGAATTGAGATCTGCCCCTCAGATTTGTATCCCACATCCACAAGGACCGTTTCCCTGCCGACGGAGATCACTGTTCCGGTGACAACCTGTCCCTCTTCAAATTTACTAAGGCTGGAATCATAAATATCCAGCAGTTCTTCCATGGTCTCTTCTCCGGTGAGTTCGATTTCGGACTCTTTTACCTCATTTTGGGTCTCTAATTCTTGATTCATGTTTTGGTTTTCGTTTTCTTCAGCAATGTTGTTCATTAATGTTTATCCC
This genomic window contains:
- a CDS encoding 30S ribosomal protein S1 gives rise to the protein MNNIAEENENQNMNQELETQNEVKESEIELTGEETMEELLDIYDSSLSKFEEGQVVTGTVISVGRETVLVDVGYKSEGQISIHEFIGEDGNVSVNVGDEFEVMIEVWDEEEETVLLSRDKAKKVKVWDAIKDIYDEDGTIEGVITSRVKGGFSVDIGLQAFLPGSQADLRPIRNMDEMVGQTYTFKILKYNKKRNNIVLSRRVLLETEREKMRSATLAAIENDKVMEGIVKNITEYGVFVDLGGVDGLLHITDISWGRVKHPSELFSVGDHIKVKILSFDFEKERVSLGMKQLTPDPWTTAAEKYPTGSKIEGRVVSLTDYGAFIELEEGVEGLIHVSEMSWTRKIRHPSQMVAVGEQVEAVVLDLKPENRRISLGIKQTVENPWEVISQKYPVGTIIEGKIKNITEFGLFIGIDDDIDGLVHISDISWTKRIKHPSEIYKKNDTIQAVVLDIDKANERFSLGIKQTQVDPWETVAERYDVGKEISGVITNLTDFGVFVELEEGIEGLVHVSEISKENIKSPKEHYQIGETITAKVMNINSDERRIGLSIKRLDEDDDDRYLEEIVKSSKPAASAFGEMLRNNIQEKLEAEKKEN